A single Cucumis melo cultivar AY chromosome 4, USDA_Cmelo_AY_1.0, whole genome shotgun sequence DNA region contains:
- the LOC103489876 gene encoding transcription factor MYB14-like, whose product MVRAPCCEKMGLKKGPWTPEEDQILINYINLYGHGNWRALPKQAGLLRCGKSCRLRWTNYLRPDIKRGNFTPEEEETIINLHEMLGNRWSTIAARLPGRTDNEIKNVWHTHLKKRLRQKYATPQLRNYPAMNEEQSIAQEPFKYTTYESMGSSALAFSPPHCSSESSSNITGENGEWWTNNLPEADENFWREVLGSDQQMATVGNQQGFGSQTSEGQFGIFTKEQPIQETTDFWTIFLQEEGIYLS is encoded by the exons ATGGTGAGAGCTCCATGTTGTGAGAAAATGGGGCTCAAGAAAGGCCCTTGGACTCCTGAAGAAGATCAGATTCTCATCAATTATATTAACCTCTATGGCCATGGAAATTGGAGAGCCCTCCCTAAACAAGCTG GTTTATTAAGGTGTGGAAAAAGTTGTAGACTTCGATGGACAAATTACCTAAGACCAGACATTAAACGAGGAAATTTCACCCCAGAAGAAGAGGAAACCATTATTAATCTACATGAAATGCTTGGAAACAG ATGGTCCACAATTGCTGCAAGATTACCAGGAAGAACAGATAATGAGATTAAAAACGTATGGCACACCCATTTGAAGAAAAGACTAAGACAAAAGTACGCCACCCCACAACTCAGAAACTACCCCGCCATGAATGAAGAACAATCTATAGCACAAGAACCCTTCAAATATACGACCTATGAATCGATGGGGAGCTCTGCTTTGGCTTTTTCACCACCTCATTGCTCAAGCGAAAGCTCCTCCAACATCACGGGGGAGAACGGTGAGTGGTGGACGAATAATCTACCGGAGGCGGATGAGAATTTTTGGAGGGAAGTTTTGGGGAGCGACCAACAAATGGCGACGGTGGGAAACCAACAAGGATTTGGAAGTCAAACTAGTGAAGGTCAATTTGGTATTTTTACAAAGGAGCAGCCAATTCAAGAGACTACGGATTTTTGGACAATATTTTTGCAAGAGGAGGGGATTTATCTGAGTTGA